From Anaerolineales bacterium, a single genomic window includes:
- the cimA gene encoding citramalate synthase, with the protein MTKLTQAEPRIVEVYDTTLRDGSQREGLSFSCDDKIRIAKRLDQLGVGYIEGGWPGSNVKDVEFFERARDIGWKTAEITAFGATRRADTPVEEDVNLNALLAAGTSVCTLVGKAWTLHVEEVLRTTVGENFRMIEESIAYLRSKGRRVIFDAEHFFDGYKDDPEFALEILRAAERGGAETVVLCDTNGGSLPWFIADVVSAIGQKVDVTLGIHTHNDSELAVANTLTAVRAGASQIQGTINGYGERCGNANLCTIIPDLELKMGCRCLPEGKLKEMYDVSGFVSEVANLSPDEHMAYVGRSAFAHKGGIHAAAMRRNVHSYQHIEPELVGNQMRVVVSELSGRGNLLSHAEILGIEVGENGEIGQILERIKDLEARGFSFEAAEASVGIMLKRQEPGYEPPFKLIDFVVMVEHRQGRGTFAEATVKVSVDGEVLHTAAEGNGPVNALDAALRKALIPVYPALRQFQLMDYKVRILDGNSGTAATTRVLIDTRNENSSWSTVGASANIIEASWLALADSVEYGLMIAEHPSGG; encoded by the coding sequence GCGGCTGGCCAGGATCGAACGTGAAGGACGTCGAATTTTTCGAGCGCGCCAGGGACATCGGCTGGAAAACGGCAGAAATTACCGCATTTGGCGCGACGCGGCGGGCGGACACGCCAGTGGAAGAAGATGTAAATTTGAATGCGCTGCTGGCGGCGGGAACTTCTGTCTGTACGCTGGTAGGCAAGGCTTGGACGCTGCACGTGGAAGAAGTGCTGCGGACTACTGTGGGTGAGAATTTCCGCATGATTGAAGAGAGCATCGCCTATCTGCGCAGCAAGGGCCGGCGGGTCATTTTTGACGCGGAGCATTTCTTCGATGGTTACAAGGACGATCCTGAATTCGCCCTGGAAATCCTGCGCGCCGCCGAACGCGGTGGAGCGGAAACCGTGGTGCTGTGTGACACGAATGGCGGTTCGCTGCCGTGGTTTATCGCGGATGTCGTTTCTGCCATTGGACAGAAGGTGGACGTGACGCTCGGAATTCACACGCACAACGACAGCGAGTTGGCCGTGGCCAACACGTTGACCGCTGTGCGGGCCGGAGCGAGCCAGATTCAGGGGACGATCAACGGCTACGGCGAACGCTGCGGCAACGCCAATCTGTGTACCATCATTCCCGATCTCGAATTGAAAATGGGCTGCCGCTGTTTGCCGGAAGGCAAACTAAAAGAAATGTACGACGTTTCCGGGTTCGTATCCGAAGTCGCCAATCTCTCTCCCGACGAACACATGGCATACGTCGGCCGCAGCGCCTTCGCGCACAAAGGCGGCATCCACGCCGCCGCCATGCGCCGCAACGTCCATTCCTACCAGCACATCGAGCCGGAACTTGTGGGCAATCAGATGCGTGTGGTAGTGAGCGAGCTTTCGGGACGCGGCAATCTACTCAGCCACGCCGAGATATTGGGCATCGAGGTGGGCGAGAATGGAGAAATCGGCCAGATTCTCGAACGCATCAAGGACCTCGAAGCGAGGGGTTTCTCGTTCGAAGCCGCCGAGGCTTCGGTGGGGATCATGTTGAAACGCCAGGAACCGGGCTATGAGCCGCCTTTCAAGCTCATCGATTTCGTCGTCATGGTCGAACACCGTCAGGGTCGCGGCACGTTTGCCGAAGCGACGGTGAAAGTGTCCGTCGATGGGGAGGTGCTGCACACAGCTGCGGAAGGCAACGGACCTGTGAATGCCCTGGACGCTGCGCTGCGCAAGGCGCTCATCCCGGTCTATCCTGCATTGCGCCAGTTCCAACTGATGGATTACAAGGTGCGCATCCTGGATGGCAACAGCGGCACTGCAGCCACGACGCGAGTGCTCATCGACACGCGCAACGAAAATTCCAGTTGGAGTACAGTAGGGGCCTCGGCGAACATCATCGAGGCATCCTGGTTGGCGCTGGCGGACAGCGTCGAGTACGGTTTGATGATTGCGGAACACCCATCGGGGGGTTGA
- the leuB gene encoding 3-isopropylmalate dehydrogenase — MHKKIVELPGDGIGVEVVREGRKVLETVAERFGHDFEFEGHLIGGAAIDATGIALSDETLAACKQADAVLLGAVGGPKWDDPQAAVRPEQGILKLRYDLRLFANLRPVFAYPALIDASPLREERVRGVDLLIVRELTGGLYFGEPRTRKQIDGLTQAIDTLVYNEVEIRRIVELGFRLAQGRRRKVTSVDKANVLESSRLWRQIAHEVAAEFPAVEFEDQLVDSAAMRMIANAASFDVIVTENMFGDILSDEASVLTGSLGMLPSASLGEGSLGVYEPIHGSAPDIAGKGIANPLGTILSAAMLLRHSLGMEEEAQAVESAVSAAIEAGDRTKDLGGELSTQAMGDSVCARLGS, encoded by the coding sequence ATGCATAAAAAAATTGTTGAACTGCCCGGAGACGGGATCGGAGTGGAGGTCGTTCGTGAAGGCCGGAAGGTCCTGGAAACGGTGGCCGAACGCTTTGGGCATGATTTTGAATTCGAGGGACATCTGATTGGCGGTGCGGCCATCGATGCCACGGGCATTGCCCTGAGCGACGAGACTCTCGCGGCATGCAAGCAAGCCGATGCGGTGCTTTTGGGGGCAGTGGGCGGCCCGAAGTGGGACGATCCGCAAGCAGCCGTGCGCCCCGAGCAGGGGATATTGAAGCTGCGCTATGATTTGAGATTGTTCGCCAATCTGCGCCCAGTATTCGCCTATCCGGCGTTGATCGATGCCTCTCCGCTGCGTGAAGAGAGAGTGCGCGGCGTGGATCTGCTCATCGTGCGCGAACTGACCGGCGGCTTGTATTTCGGCGAACCGCGCACGCGCAAACAGATCGACGGTCTGACGCAGGCCATCGACACGCTGGTTTACAATGAAGTCGAAATCCGGCGCATCGTCGAGCTTGGCTTCCGACTGGCGCAAGGGCGCAGGCGAAAGGTTACATCCGTGGACAAGGCCAACGTCCTGGAGAGTTCGCGGCTGTGGCGCCAGATCGCGCACGAGGTGGCGGCGGAATTCCCTGCAGTCGAATTCGAAGACCAATTGGTCGATTCGGCGGCCATGCGCATGATCGCCAATGCCGCCAGTTTCGACGTGATTGTCACCGAAAACATGTTCGGCGACATCCTCAGCGACGAAGCCTCCGTGCTCACCGGCTCGCTGGGCATGCTGCCCAGCGCTTCACTGGGTGAGGGAAGCTTGGGCGTCTACGAACCGATCCACGGCTCTGCACCGGACATCGCCGGGAAAGGTATCGCCAACCCGTTAGGCACGATTCTCAGTGCGGCCATGCTGCTGCGCCACTCGCTTGGAATGGAGGAGGAGGCGCAGGCTGTCGAATCTGCAGTCTCGGCAGCCATCGAAGCCGGGGACCGCACGAAAGATCTGGGCGGTGAGTTGTCCACGCAG